Proteins co-encoded in one Jeotgalibacillus malaysiensis genomic window:
- a CDS encoding appr-1-p processing protein, with product MPFTIIRQDITKLEVDAIVNAANASLKMGGGVCGAIFRAAGEVELQEACDKLAPIKTGEAVMTRGFNLPAKYIIHTAGPVYRHSDKENSERQLHSAYINSLKIAVKNKCESVAFPLISSGIYGYPKKEALQVATAAIKRFLADHDISVMLIIYDKSAFDISNELLGSLESYIDENYVERHTLEKRELLDVEAEDLYTLSESHLKYDNIPDAMRSPIDNFVDNLDEPFSTAVIRLIDNKGKTDVEVYKRANLDRRLFSKIRTGKGYEPSKRTAIALAIGLELTLNETDDLLKCAGFALSRSQKFDVIIEYFIKNGKYDIFEINEVLFEYDLPTL from the coding sequence ATGCCTTTTACAATTATCAGACAGGACATCACCAAATTAGAAGTGGATGCGATTGTGAATGCGGCTAACGCTTCACTGAAAATGGGAGGTGGTGTATGCGGAGCTATTTTTAGGGCGGCAGGAGAAGTGGAGCTTCAAGAGGCATGTGACAAACTTGCTCCAATTAAGACTGGTGAAGCTGTAATGACTAGAGGGTTTAATCTACCCGCTAAATATATCATTCATACAGCTGGTCCGGTTTATCGTCACTCAGATAAAGAGAATAGTGAGCGTCAACTACACTCTGCATACATTAATTCTTTAAAGATAGCTGTTAAAAATAAGTGTGAAAGTGTAGCATTTCCGCTGATTTCAAGCGGTATTTATGGGTATCCGAAAAAAGAAGCGCTTCAGGTGGCAACTGCTGCAATTAAGAGATTTCTGGCTGATCATGATATCAGTGTCATGCTTATTATTTATGATAAGTCTGCATTTGATATCAGCAATGAGTTGCTTGGATCTTTGGAAAGTTATATTGACGAAAATTATGTAGAGAGACATACGCTTGAAAAGAGAGAATTGCTTGATGTAGAGGCAGAAGATTTATACACGCTCAGTGAAAGTCATTTGAAATATGACAATATCCCAGATGCAATGCGTTCTCCTATAGATAATTTTGTCGACAATCTTGATGAACCGTTCTCAACAGCAGTTATCAGGCTGATCGATAATAAAGGGAAAACAGATGTTGAAGTATATAAGCGTGCCAATCTAGATAGAAGGCTATTCTCCAAAATTAGAACAGGTAAGGGTTATGAGCCAAGTAAACGTACTGCAATTGCGCTTGCCATTGGATTGGAATTAACGCTCAATGAAACTGATGACCTCTTAAAATGTGCCGGTTTCGCATTATCTCGCAGTCAAAAATTTGATGTGATTATTGAATATTTTATTAAAAATGGCAAGTACGATATTTTTGAAATTAATGAAGTTCTTTTTGAATACGATTTACCAACCCTGTGA
- a CDS encoding nucleoside transporter, protein MVGGTASASGAILIGYSLMGIDMKLLLLSVFSVPLVSLIIAKVMEPETEESQTNGDISLGKTTHANVFEAIADGAMNGTKLAINIGGLLIAFIGILALINGLLGLVNTELSTIFGYIFYPLALLIGIPIDEAFKAASIIGTKLSVNEFVAFSELSSMMDDLSPKTVAILTVALCNFANLSSIGQLIVGLGSLEPSQQKTVSKLSFKAIVAGTLASFITAIVFSIFL, encoded by the coding sequence ATGGTTGGGGGAACTGCTTCTGCAAGTGGAGCCATATTAATCGGGTATTCTTTAATGGGAATAGATATGAAGTTACTGCTTCTTTCCGTTTTCAGTGTGCCACTTGTTTCTCTCATCATTGCTAAAGTGATGGAGCCTGAAACAGAGGAGTCGCAGACAAATGGAGATATCTCACTGGGGAAAACTACGCATGCCAATGTGTTTGAAGCAATTGCAGATGGTGCAATGAACGGAACAAAACTGGCGATCAATATTGGTGGGCTTTTGATCGCTTTTATTGGAATCCTGGCTTTAATTAATGGTCTTCTTGGTCTGGTCAATACAGAGCTTTCCACTATTTTTGGCTATATCTTCTACCCTCTGGCATTACTAATTGGGATTCCAATTGATGAAGCATTTAAAGCAGCATCAATTATCGGCACTAAGCTTTCAGTTAATGAGTTTGTAGCGTTCAGTGAGTTGTCATCGATGATGGATGACCTTTCACCAAAGACAGTAGCCATTTTAACCGTTGCACTTTGCAACTTCGCTAACCTGTCCTCCATTGGACAATTAATTGTTGGATTAGGTTCCCTTGAGCCAAGTCAGCAAAAGACTGTATCCAAATTAAGCTTCAAAGCGATTGTGGCAGGAACTCTTGCAAGTTTTATTACGGCGATTGTTTTTAGTATCTTTTTATAA
- a CDS encoding tRNA pseudouridine synthase A: protein MNNYKLTIQYDGGRYKGWQRLGNSDNTIQGKIENVLTELAEEKIEIIGSGRTDAGVHALAQIANFKMRKNATEAEVMQYLNRYLPHDISVTDVKKVHDRFHSRYNAKNKTYMYKIWNEQYTHPFMRKYSMHVEDKLDLNKMREASKHFLGEHDFTSYSNAKSKKKSMVREIYSIKISEKDGFVEISMQGNGFLYNMVRKIVGSLIEVGLGEMDAGAIPGILKSKERIRTGRMAIAEGLYLEKVGF, encoded by the coding sequence ATGAATAATTATAAATTAACGATCCAGTATGATGGTGGCCGTTATAAGGGCTGGCAGCGACTTGGCAATAGTGACAATACGATTCAGGGAAAGATTGAAAACGTGCTGACAGAGCTTGCAGAAGAAAAGATTGAAATAATCGGTTCCGGCAGAACGGATGCAGGTGTTCATGCGCTTGCTCAGATCGCAAACTTCAAAATGCGTAAAAATGCAACAGAAGCTGAAGTGATGCAGTATCTTAACAGATATTTACCTCATGATATCAGCGTGACTGATGTGAAGAAGGTACATGACCGTTTTCATTCGCGTTACAATGCGAAGAATAAAACGTATATGTATAAGATCTGGAACGAGCAGTATACACATCCTTTTATGCGAAAATACAGTATGCACGTGGAAGACAAGCTTGACCTTAATAAGATGAGAGAAGCCTCAAAGCATTTTCTCGGTGAACATGACTTTACATCTTATTCCAATGCAAAGTCAAAAAAGAAGTCTATGGTGCGTGAAATCTATTCAATTAAGATTAGCGAAAAAGACGGCTTTGTAGAAATCAGTATGCAGGGCAACGGCTTTCTGTACAATATGGTCAGAAAAATTGTCGGAAGCCTGATTGAAGTAGGCCTGGGTGAAATGGATGCAGGCGCAATCCCTGGCATTCTTAAATCAAAAGAAAGAATCCGGACAGGTCGTATGGCTATTGCTGAGGGATTGTATTTGGAGAAGGTAGGGTTTTAA
- a CDS encoding UDP pyrophosphate synthase, giving the protein MNQSTGISHIAVIMDGNGRWAEQRGLSRTEGHVEGVSTVVRIVKRASERNVKFLTLYTFSSENWKRPQKEVEFILQLPKKFLFQYLPELMRNNVKINILGDIHRLPYGTREALKHAVKKTAKNDGLQLNFALNYGGRQEILKAFEEMRAAGVAFTEETVSNYLYTNQMPEPDLLIRTGGEKRLSNFLLWQMAYTEFYFSDALWPDFSNEEFDLAINEFNVRHRRFGGL; this is encoded by the coding sequence ATGAATCAATCTACAGGGATTTCACATATTGCAGTCATAATGGATGGTAATGGGCGCTGGGCAGAGCAGAGAGGGCTTTCGCGAACGGAGGGTCATGTTGAGGGGGTATCAACCGTTGTGAGAATTGTTAAAAGAGCGTCTGAAAGAAACGTGAAGTTTTTAACGCTTTATACATTCTCATCTGAAAACTGGAAACGTCCTCAGAAAGAGGTTGAGTTTATTCTGCAGCTGCCAAAAAAATTTCTATTTCAGTATCTGCCGGAGTTAATGAGAAACAACGTTAAAATTAATATACTCGGAGACATACATCGGCTGCCATACGGCACACGTGAAGCACTTAAGCATGCAGTTAAAAAGACTGCTAAAAATGATGGGCTGCAGCTGAATTTTGCTTTGAATTACGGAGGAAGGCAGGAGATCCTGAAAGCTTTTGAAGAGATGAGAGCAGCTGGTGTGGCATTTACTGAAGAAACGGTTTCGAATTATCTGTACACGAATCAGATGCCGGAGCCTGACCTGCTGATAAGAACGGGTGGAGAGAAGCGGCTGAGTAATTTTCTCCTTTGGCAGATGGCGTATACGGAATTCTATTTTTCTGACGCGCTATGGCCAGATTTTTCTAATGAAGAATTCGACCTTGCGATAAATGAATTTAATGTTAGACACAGGCGCTTTGGCGGGTTGTAA
- a CDS encoding LacI family transcriptional regulator has protein sequence MANIRDVARLAGVSVTTVSRVLNDHPYVQEEKRQAVLAAIEESGYVKNLNAVSLSRGKTEMVGIVLPFTDHSYFAALLKGIAEEARIYSKKLVLFQTDYESDQEIKALEMLKHKQIDACIFCSRSSEWTVIEPYQSYGQIVMCEEMHENVSYTFIDQYQVFMKALHYLERKAFKRIGYCIGRRSGTNSEERERAYRDFLSSRKIPYNEAWIFDDCYHMQDGERVLEEIGRMSNKPDALLVTNDQTAAGILLTAEKAGLNIPEDLGIMGFENHPIAEMLSITTIDLPLEEMGRSLLRQAIKHEVEKKEVTVSLIERHTI, from the coding sequence ATGGCAAATATTCGTGATGTTGCAAGGCTTGCTGGGGTTTCTGTTACAACCGTATCAAGGGTGTTGAATGACCATCCTTATGTACAGGAGGAGAAGCGGCAGGCAGTGCTTGCTGCAATTGAAGAAAGCGGTTATGTGAAAAACCTTAATGCAGTGAGTCTCAGCAGAGGTAAAACTGAAATGGTTGGCATTGTCCTTCCATTTACTGACCATTCTTATTTTGCAGCACTGCTAAAAGGCATTGCTGAAGAAGCCCGGATCTATAGTAAAAAGCTGGTCCTGTTTCAGACGGATTATGAATCTGATCAGGAAATAAAAGCGCTTGAAATGTTGAAGCATAAGCAGATTGATGCCTGTATATTCTGCTCACGATCCAGCGAATGGACAGTGATTGAACCGTATCAGTCATATGGACAAATTGTGATGTGTGAAGAAATGCATGAGAATGTTTCCTATACATTTATCGATCAATATCAGGTATTCATGAAAGCACTTCATTATCTGGAACGGAAGGCCTTTAAGCGGATCGGCTATTGTATTGGCAGAAGATCAGGTACAAATAGTGAGGAACGAGAGCGTGCATACAGAGACTTTTTAAGCAGCAGAAAGATCCCGTACAATGAAGCATGGATCTTTGATGACTGTTATCATATGCAGGACGGGGAGCGGGTATTAGAAGAGATTGGCCGTATGTCTAATAAGCCTGATGCACTTTTAGTAACGAATGACCAGACCGCTGCCGGTATTTTGCTCACCGCTGAAAAAGCAGGTCTCAATATACCTGAAGATCTCGGAATCATGGGGTTTGAGAACCACCCGATTGCTGAGATGCTTTCTATTACAACGATCGATCTGCCGTTAGAAGAAATGGGAAGAAGCCTTTTAAGACAGGCGATTAAGCATGAAGTTGAAAAGAAGGAAGTAACTGTATCGCTGATCGAAAGGCACACGATTTAA
- a CDS encoding 3-ketoacyl-ACP reductase, with protein MRLQDKVAIVTGAASGMGKAIAEHYAKEGAKVVVSDYNEEGAQAVADAINQSGGIAVANRTNVAELSDLENLFEQTKQSFGRIDVLVNNAGIMDGMEPVGEISDERWDKVFAVNTTGVMRAMRIAVNHFLEQGHGVIVNNISAGGLRGSRAGAAYTASKHAVTGLTRNTAYMYANSGVRCNGIAPGGVETNIGSSMTNISEFGMGRQMTGSGTMPRVGQPAEIAQLAVFLASDESSFINGQVIAADAGWLAY; from the coding sequence ATGCGTCTACAGGATAAAGTTGCGATCGTTACAGGAGCAGCATCAGGAATGGGAAAAGCCATTGCAGAGCACTATGCAAAAGAAGGTGCAAAGGTCGTTGTATCTGATTATAACGAAGAGGGTGCCCAGGCCGTTGCAGATGCAATTAATCAAAGCGGCGGTATTGCAGTCGCAAATAGAACCAATGTAGCTGAACTCAGTGATTTAGAAAATCTATTTGAACAGACAAAGCAGTCTTTCGGAAGAATTGATGTCCTTGTTAATAATGCAGGCATTATGGATGGAATGGAGCCGGTTGGAGAAATTTCTGATGAACGTTGGGACAAGGTATTTGCAGTAAACACAACAGGTGTAATGCGGGCAATGAGAATTGCAGTTAATCATTTCCTTGAACAGGGGCACGGCGTGATTGTCAATAATATCTCTGCAGGAGGCCTGAGGGGCTCACGTGCAGGAGCTGCCTATACCGCTTCTAAGCATGCAGTAACCGGGTTAACCCGTAATACAGCTTATATGTATGCAAATTCCGGTGTTCGCTGTAACGGAATTGCCCCTGGCGGCGTTGAGACGAATATCGGTTCTTCAATGACCAATATCTCTGAATTCGGCATGGGCAGACAGATGACCGGCAGTGGAACAATGCCACGGGTTGGACAACCAGCAGAAATTGCCCAGCTTGCTGTATTTCTTGCATCAGATGAATCAAGCTTTATTAATGGTCAGGTGATTGCAGCAGATGCGGGCTGGCTTGCGTATTAA
- a CDS encoding diguanylate cyclase domain protein, whose product MDYLVQFQLNVFAFAILIILYIIVKMRSKVETFSKKLLVLIMVTSAIAMTLEPATWIFDGMLFPGAYLLEYGSNFFLFLVGPVLGGFMLSYVDYHIFKDPKRIYKKGYYQHLSVLTFFVLLINMIYPLYFDVDAATNSYSSGAFKEVHYVVLASFYIYMIYFLFKNRKKTSSYVVNIFVGFFSLPIVGMIVQMFDSKLYFSWTSGVLGILVAYVFLESTSTEEDFLTKLYNRRSTEVYMKHLKEAEKPFGIMLMDLNYFKEINDEHGHHKGDQILIGFANVLRKSFEQKGLIARLGGDEFIIIFEGEHINPDHVAEEIARQLIKQNDPILKSLSFSYGYEFYQQNKTLNDLYMTADEKMYKDKHASKMMQEQGKMI is encoded by the coding sequence ATGGATTATCTGGTGCAATTTCAATTGAACGTTTTTGCCTTTGCCATATTGATTATCCTGTATATCATCGTAAAAATGAGATCAAAAGTTGAAACCTTCAGTAAAAAGCTTTTGGTTCTGATCATGGTTACAAGCGCAATTGCGATGACATTGGAACCGGCCACCTGGATATTTGACGGCATGCTTTTCCCCGGTGCATATTTGCTTGAATACGGCTCGAACTTTTTCCTGTTTCTTGTCGGCCCTGTCCTTGGCGGCTTCATGCTATCGTATGTAGACTATCACATTTTTAAAGATCCAAAGCGAATTTATAAAAAAGGGTATTACCAGCATTTAAGTGTACTTACTTTCTTTGTCCTGCTGATCAATATGATTTATCCGCTTTATTTTGATGTGGATGCAGCAACTAACAGTTATAGCAGCGGTGCTTTTAAGGAAGTACACTACGTAGTGCTTGCGAGTTTTTATATTTACATGATTTACTTCTTATTTAAAAACCGTAAAAAGACCAGTTCTTATGTTGTTAATATATTTGTTGGGTTCTTCTCACTGCCGATTGTCGGCATGATCGTGCAGATGTTTGATTCAAAGCTGTATTTCTCCTGGACCTCGGGCGTGCTGGGCATTCTAGTTGCCTACGTATTTCTTGAGTCCACTTCAACTGAAGAGGATTTTCTGACAAAGCTCTATAATAGAAGAAGTACAGAAGTCTATATGAAGCATCTGAAGGAAGCGGAGAAACCTTTTGGCATTATGCTGATGGATTTGAATTACTTTAAAGAGATTAATGATGAACACGGTCATCATAAAGGAGATCAGATTCTCATCGGCTTTGCAAATGTCCTAAGGAAATCCTTCGAGCAAAAAGGGCTGATTGCAAGGCTTGGCGGTGATGAATTCATTATTATATTTGAAGGCGAGCATATTAATCCTGACCATGTAGCTGAAGAAATTGCCCGTCAGCTGATAAAACAGAATGACCCAATTTTAAAATCACTCAGCTTCAGCTATGGATATGAATTCTATCAGCAAAACAAAACCCTTAATGATCTGTATATGACTGCTGATGAAAAGATGTATAAGGACAAACATGCCTCTAAAATGATGCAGGAGCAGGGTAAAATGATCTAA
- a CDS encoding short-chain dehydrogenase translates to MSKTIFITGAGTGLGRGAALGLAKEGHKVIATTELTAQKTDLMREAEDQGLEMEVFKLDITNQRDLAEITKHDFDIFVANAAINEGGPLGEVPMDRFRALFEVNVFATLESAQLAAKKLVQKGSGKIVFMSSMAGISATPYVGPYTATKHALEGIAQTMKAELEKHGVKVATINPGPFATGFNKRSAEEKWKWYNENEHFTRKEDIIEQEEGLKEFDPEDMIKKMIEIIPADEHKFRTVYPQETEDQLKETQKERWDMEI, encoded by the coding sequence ATGAGTAAAACAATTTTTATTACAGGAGCAGGGACCGGTCTCGGCCGAGGCGCAGCACTTGGACTTGCTAAAGAAGGACATAAAGTCATTGCGACGACGGAGCTCACTGCGCAAAAAACAGATTTAATGCGAGAAGCAGAAGACCAGGGTCTTGAGATGGAAGTATTCAAGCTCGACATTACAAACCAGCGTGACCTTGCTGAAATCACAAAGCATGATTTTGATATTTTCGTTGCCAATGCAGCGATCAATGAAGGCGGACCTCTTGGTGAAGTGCCGATGGACCGCTTCCGTGCTTTATTTGAAGTGAATGTATTTGCCACACTTGAATCCGCCCAGCTTGCAGCCAAGAAGCTTGTGCAAAAAGGTAGCGGTAAAATCGTCTTCATGAGTTCCATGGCAGGCATATCCGCCACACCATACGTCGGACCATATACTGCCACCAAGCATGCGCTTGAAGGCATCGCGCAGACAATGAAAGCTGAGCTTGAAAAACACGGTGTGAAAGTAGCTACGATCAACCCAGGTCCGTTTGCAACAGGCTTTAACAAGCGCAGCGCAGAAGAAAAGTGGAAATGGTACAACGAAAACGAACATTTCACACGCAAAGAAGATATCATCGAGCAGGAAGAAGGATTAAAAGAATTTGATCCAGAAGACATGATCAAAAAAATGATTGAGATCATCCCGGCAGACGAACATAAATTCCGTACAGTCTATCCGCAGGAAACGGAAGACCAGCTCAAGGAAACGCAGAAAGAGCGCTGGGATATGGAAATCTGA
- a CDS encoding phosphatase has translation MEKSIIFFDIDGTLLNHDKKLPASTKEAISQLQKSGHEVAIATGRAPFMYENLRQELGIRSFISYNGQYVVLNDEVIFANPLNAEALEKLTATAVENEHPVVYMDHEDMKANVRQHAYIEESIGTLKIGMEPTHDPDYHIDRPLYQSLLFCERGEEEQYKETFKDFDFIRWHAYSVDILPKGGSKAQGIAKMVEQLGYPPARQYAFGDGLNDIEMLTAVENSFAMGNALDEVKKSAKFVTKSVEEDGILHGLKMAGLIK, from the coding sequence ATGGAAAAAAGTATTATTTTCTTCGATATTGATGGCACATTACTCAACCACGATAAAAAACTGCCTGCTTCCACTAAAGAGGCAATTTCACAGCTGCAAAAGTCAGGTCACGAAGTTGCAATTGCTACAGGACGTGCGCCATTTATGTATGAAAACCTGAGACAGGAGCTTGGTATCCGTTCATTTATCAGCTATAACGGTCAATATGTGGTGCTGAATGATGAAGTCATTTTCGCCAACCCTCTTAACGCAGAGGCACTTGAAAAGTTGACTGCAACAGCCGTTGAAAATGAGCACCCTGTCGTATATATGGATCATGAAGATATGAAAGCCAATGTACGTCAGCATGCTTACATTGAAGAAAGTATCGGCACACTGAAAATCGGTATGGAGCCGACCCATGACCCTGATTATCATATTGATCGCCCGCTATATCAGTCTCTTTTATTTTGTGAACGCGGGGAAGAAGAGCAGTATAAAGAAACATTCAAAGATTTTGACTTTATCAGATGGCATGCCTATTCAGTAGATATCCTGCCAAAAGGCGGTTCAAAGGCACAGGGAATTGCTAAAATGGTCGAACAGTTAGGCTACCCGCCGGCACGTCAATATGCATTTGGAGACGGTCTGAACGATATCGAAATGCTGACTGCCGTTGAAAACAGCTTTGCAATGGGGAACGCGTTAGATGAAGTAAAGAAATCTGCTAAATTCGTAACGAAATCGGTTGAGGAAGATGGAATTTTGCACGGATTGAAGATGGCAGGATTGATCAAATAA